The DNA region CGGCGACGAAATGGCTACCGGGAGGTGCATCTATCGCACGGGTGCACGAGCCCGGTAAGACGATGTCGCCGGCCTTCAGACGCACCCCGAAACTGTCGACCTTGCGGGCCAGCCACGCCACCGCGGTGACCGGGTTGCCCAGCACGGCGTCGCTGCGCCCCTCGGCCACCACGTCGCCGTTGTTCGTCAGCACCGCGTCGATGCCTTTGATGTCGATGTCCTTGGGCGACACCCGCGCCTCACCGAGCACCCAACCGGCCGAGGACGCGTTGTCGGCGATCGTGTCGCAGAGTTTGATCTGCCAGTTCGTGATCCGAGTGTCGATGAGCTCGATCGCCGGACAAAAGGCGGCAGTCGCGGCCAGCACGTCGTCCTCGGTGCACCCGGCTCCGGGCAGGTCATCGGCCAGGATGAAGCCCACCTCGACCTCGACCCGCGGGTACAGGTACTTCTCCGAGCGCACCGGCGCGTCTTCGAACACCTGCATATCGTCGAGCAGATGGCCGTAATCGGGCTCGTCGACGTTCATCATCTTCTGCATGGCCTCCGACGAGAGACCGACCTTGTGACCGACCACGCGCGCGCCCTCGGCGACTTTCTGGCGGATGTTGATCAGCTGAATCTCATAGGCGTCGACCACATCGATGTCGGGGTGCGCGTCGGTCAGCGGAGAGATCGGTTGCCGGCTGCGCTCGGCCTGGGCCAAGTCGGCGGCAAGTCGCTCACGGACCTCGGAACTGAGCATCTTCGGTGAAGTCCCCTCGTTTCGTCGACCGGCACAGTTGTGGGTCGGCCGGGCAATTCTATAACGTGTTCTACATGACCGAGCAGGAGTATGACGTCGTCGTGGTGGGCAGCGGCGCCGCGGGTATGGTCGCCGCCCTTACTGCCGCCCACCAGGGTCTCTCGACGATAGTCGTTGAGAAGGCCCCGCACTACGGTGGTTCCACTGCGCGGTCAGGTGGCGGCGTCTGGATTCCGAACAACGAGGTACTCAAGCGCGACGGTGTGAACGACACCCGCGAGGCCGCCCGAACCTACCTGCACGCCATCATCGGCGACGTGGTGCCGGCCGAGAAGATCGACACCTATCTCGACCGCGGACCCGAGATGTTGTCGTTCGTGTTGAAGAACTCTCCGCTGAAGCTGTGCTGGGTACCCAACTACGCCGACTACTACCCCGAGACTCCGGGCGGCAAGGCCACCGGCCGCTCGGTGGAACCCAAACCGTTCGATGCGAGCAAGCTCGGGCCCGATCTCGGCGGCCTGGAGCCGCCGTACGGCAAGGTCCCGATGAACATGGTCGTGATGCAGCAGGACTACGTCCGTCTCAACCAGCTCAAACGTCATCCGCGCGGACTGCTGCGCAGCCTCAAGGTGGGGGCACGCACGGTATGGGCCAACGCCACGCGCAAGAACCTGGTCGGGATGGGTCGGGCGTTGATCGCACCACTGCGTATCGCGCTGCGAGACGCCGGTGTCCCGGTTCGGCTCAACACCGCGCTGACCGACCTCTACGTCGAGGACGGTGTGGTGCGCGGAATCTACGTCCGTGACACAACCACCGGGGAAAGCGCTGAGCCGCAACTGATCCGGGCGCGTCGCGGTGTGATCCTGGGCAGTGGAGGCTTTGAACACAACGAGCAGATGCGGGTGAAGTACCAACGCGCCCCGATCACCACGGAGTGGACCGTCGGCGCGGTTGCCAACACCGGGGACGGAATCCTTGCCGCCGAAAAGCTCGGTGCCGCACTTGATGTCATGGAGGACGCCTGGTGGGGACCGACGGTCCCGCTGATCGGTGCACCGTGGTTCGCATTGTCGGAACGCAATTCACCCGGGTCGATCATCGTCAACATGAACGGCAAGCGGTTCATGAACGAGTCGATGCCCTACGTCGAAGCGTGCCATCACATGTATGGCGGACAGTACGGGCAGGGCCCCGGGCCCGGCGAGAACATTCCGGCATGGCTGGTGTTCGACCAGCAATACCGCGACCGCTACATCTTCGCGGGACTTCAGCCAGGACAACGCATTCCGAAGAAGTGGCTGGAGTCCGGCGTCATTGTGACCGCTCCGACACTGGAGGAGCTGGCAACCAAGACCGGCCTGCCCGCCGATGCCTTCACGGCCACGGTGGCGCGGTTCAACGGATTCGCGCGGGCCGGTGTCGACGAGGATTTCAAGCGCGGGCAGAGCGCCTATGACCGCTACTACGGCGATCCGACCAACAAGCCCAACCCCAACCTGGGCGAGATCACCCACGGGCCGTACTACGCCGCCAAGCTGGTGCCGGGAGACCTGGGCACCAAGGGTGGCATCGTCACCGACGTGAACGGACGCGCCCTGCGCGACGACGGCTCGGTGATCGAGGGACTCTATGCTGCAGGCAACGTCAGCGCCCCGGTGATGGGTCACACCTATCCGGGTCCGGGTGGCACCATCGGCCCGGCGATGACGTTCGGTTATCTGGCGGCACTCCACCTTGCAGGAAAGGCCTGACCCTTGCCCATCAATCTCGATGAAGCCATCGGCGCGGAGCTTCCCGCCGTCGAATTCTCATGGACCAGTAGTGACATTCAGTTGTACCATCTGGCCCTCGGGGCGGGCAGTGATCCGGTGGACCAGAGCGAGCTGCGGTACCTGACCGACAACACCCCTCAGGTGCTGCCGACATTCGGCAATGTGGCCCAGAGTTTTCACTTGACCGAGCCGCCGGCGGTGAAGTTCCCGGGCATCGACATCGAGTTGAGCAAAGTGCTGCACGCCAGCGAAGCGGTGACCGTTCCCGGACCGATCCCGCCGTCGGGCACTGGAGTCGCGGTCACAAGGTTCACCGAGATTTGGGACAAGGGCAAGGCCGCGGTGATCTGGTCGGAGACCACCGTCAAGGATCCGGCCGGTCAGTTGTTGTGGACGCAGAAGCGCTCGATCTTCGCCCGCGGCGAGGGTGGCTTCGGCGGCGACCGTGGTCCGTCGGGCTCCTCGGCCGCCCCGGACAGATCCCCCGACCTCGAGCTCACGGTCCCGACCTCGCCACAGCAGGCGCTGTTGTATCGGATGTGCGGGGACCGTAACCCGTTGCATTCGGATCCGGATTTCGCTGCGGCAGCCGGATTCCCGCGCCCCATTCTGCATGGCTTGTGCACCTACGGCATGACGTGCAAAGCATTGGTGGACAACCTTCTCGACGGTGATGTCAGCAGCCTGAAGTCCTACGGTGCGCGGATGGCCGGTGTGGTGTTCCCCGGCGAGACGCTGAGTGTGAACGTCTGGAAGCACGACGGGGCCTATCTGGCCACGGTGACCGCACCCGAGCGCGACAACGCCGTCGCACTGGCCGGGGTGGAGTTCGTGCCGGCCTGACCTCGGCCGTGAGTCAGCCGCAGAGCTCGTCGACCCGGGCCGCAGTGGTCTGCGCGTTGTTCATCCGCTCGCTCTGAGCCGGATCCTCACTACGTGCGCCCGCCAGCTGGCCCATCCCGATCTCGGTGAGGTCCTCGGCAAACGAATGCACGGCGTCGGCGAGCTCGCCGGAGTCCGCCTCGGTGACCTGCCAGAGCAGGTACTGCCCGCCACCCAGCGTGGCCAGTCGTGCGTTGGCCGCCACCGACTGAGCGGCGACAGGGTCGGGTCCCAGATCGGCGTTGGTTTGCAAGGACACTGCGTTGCGCACGGTCTCGAAGGCCGCGCACAGTTG from Mycobacterium sp. SMC-4 includes:
- a CDS encoding 2-keto-4-pentenoate hydratase translates to MLSSEVRERLAADLAQAERSRQPISPLTDAHPDIDVVDAYEIQLINIRQKVAEGARVVGHKVGLSSEAMQKMMNVDEPDYGHLLDDMQVFEDAPVRSEKYLYPRVEVEVGFILADDLPGAGCTEDDVLAATAAFCPAIELIDTRITNWQIKLCDTIADNASSAGWVLGEARVSPKDIDIKGIDAVLTNNGDVVAEGRSDAVLGNPVTAVAWLARKVDSFGVRLKAGDIVLPGSCTRAIDAPPGSHFVADFSGLGSVRLSFE
- the kstD gene encoding 3-oxosteroid 1-dehydrogenase: MTEQEYDVVVVGSGAAGMVAALTAAHQGLSTIVVEKAPHYGGSTARSGGGVWIPNNEVLKRDGVNDTREAARTYLHAIIGDVVPAEKIDTYLDRGPEMLSFVLKNSPLKLCWVPNYADYYPETPGGKATGRSVEPKPFDASKLGPDLGGLEPPYGKVPMNMVVMQQDYVRLNQLKRHPRGLLRSLKVGARTVWANATRKNLVGMGRALIAPLRIALRDAGVPVRLNTALTDLYVEDGVVRGIYVRDTTTGESAEPQLIRARRGVILGSGGFEHNEQMRVKYQRAPITTEWTVGAVANTGDGILAAEKLGAALDVMEDAWWGPTVPLIGAPWFALSERNSPGSIIVNMNGKRFMNESMPYVEACHHMYGGQYGQGPGPGENIPAWLVFDQQYRDRYIFAGLQPGQRIPKKWLESGVIVTAPTLEELATKTGLPADAFTATVARFNGFARAGVDEDFKRGQSAYDRYYGDPTNKPNPNLGEITHGPYYAAKLVPGDLGTKGGIVTDVNGRALRDDGSVIEGLYAAGNVSAPVMGHTYPGPGGTIGPAMTFGYLAALHLAGKA
- a CDS encoding MaoC/PaaZ C-terminal domain-containing protein; translation: MPINLDEAIGAELPAVEFSWTSSDIQLYHLALGAGSDPVDQSELRYLTDNTPQVLPTFGNVAQSFHLTEPPAVKFPGIDIELSKVLHASEAVTVPGPIPPSGTGVAVTRFTEIWDKGKAAVIWSETTVKDPAGQLLWTQKRSIFARGEGGFGGDRGPSGSSAAPDRSPDLELTVPTSPQQALLYRMCGDRNPLHSDPDFAAAAGFPRPILHGLCTYGMTCKALVDNLLDGDVSSLKSYGARMAGVVFPGETLSVNVWKHDGAYLATVTAPERDNAVALAGVEFVPA